Within the Medicago truncatula cultivar Jemalong A17 chromosome 4, MtrunA17r5.0-ANR, whole genome shotgun sequence genome, the region GtaaaatggagcaaagatggactCCTTCGtattgagttgttgaaagagtCTCCTTAGAAAATCACAAGTTTCTTGTATGTGTgaaaatcataatccttaacAAAGATCATTCTCCACTTGCTAACATTTTCAAATGATCGGATGATATTGTTATTTCATTAAGATACAAATTGTATGCTTGACTATGCTGCAATATCTGTATTTactaaaattgacaaaaataaaatatcatgatatatatatatatataataagcaaAATACATTAGTATCCTTACCTAATCAATtcaaattgttcataattttcttgAGTACGTGATCTTTACTCACATCAAGTAACATCACAATCAACTAGATTTGTTCATATCGATctttatataacaaattttagaaTCTCATCAGGTgttctaataatatttttacgATTATCATAAAATTGCTTATAAGAAATTCATTTCCATATCTTTAAAATGGACAAATGATGTCatcttttcaataattttgatattGTCTATTACACAAATGAAATCCTTCAGGGAGCTTCATATGTCACTATCAAGTGAGTCATACAAATATATTGTAGCACATCTTTCGTATAATTTGGGCCTTTCATGTGCTACTTAACTTAATCAAGtatgaaaaagttcttgaatTCACTTGAGGTGAATATGTGTCTAAATAATATATgcctctaaaaaataagtggtaGACAATTACCAATTCACTTGAGGTGAACATAACaaactttatatatatgtattttaccATTCTAATTCTCTTTTCGAGCGAAAAATCATACATATCTAATTAACTTCACATCTTCGAGTGTGCGGACTACAAGTCCAAAAGATTCAGTTTTGCAAAGCGAGTTTGATTTCACTGGAATTGTCTCTTTCTATctacaaatattttctttttctataatcTTTAATAGACTTGAATTCATGATCCTCATTATTACTTATCATATATAGCGCTATATTATATCCAAAAACACGTTGACATTGACTTTATTTCGGTTCCATCTCATTccattcatgacataatttatcgagatctctttctttctcatacatTTCAGGTACCTGATAAGTTCTTCtggaacataaaaaaaatcaattatgtctgAAAACTGTTTTAGAGTTTCTATATCCTCGTTTGGGTTATCATTCCTTTAAGCTCCTTTTCTTATTCGAGACTTTTTATATTTGGAACCGATTGATCAATCATGCTTCATGCACGATTGAGACTCATTTGCATGGAGGATTAGCAGctgatatttaatttgtttaactttgcaaatgagttatatcttgaggatcaagatgagacaataatatttatttgaacTTAAAGTTCACATTTCAAGCTGCTTATTATCTCCCcctaatattgaaaaaaataatccatCAATTGATAATCAGCCTACTGGGCTGTAAATAAGTTGGCTCAACACAATTAATGATAGAtggagatttatatcaaatattttttcacaATATTCTTTCAAGATTTATCTTAGTGCAATATATTGGAGTAATTGTGATATACACAACACATCCAAAATCCGCTTAGATGAGAAATATTAGGTTGTTAACCTAAAACCAATGATAGATTAAGGGGAGAACTTATATATAGTAATGTGTTGGCTTCATGCAAATCAATATCTCAACATACAAGATTATTGATTCCCTAAAGTAGAGTATATAAGTCATGGTCTCATAACCAAACTAGAGTTTATAAGGTATGGTCTGATAAGTATCAATTATATAATtaactttagacgtctaaagaatGGATCTTCAAGTCCATTTTTATGAGCATATGCTACCAACTGttcaatgtcaatttcatttGACGAACGATACTTATCAAAATGCTTTCTGAAAAGTTCAGAAAATAAACTCTTAGTCAAATTGTTGACCTAATAATCTCACAAATTAGTTTCTGCATCATAATAGATCCGGGATAACCCAACCGGTCTTGCCAACgatttgtaaacttctggtttacaataatatatgattcatttgttctaatccattttgaaacatgatttgtaaacttcttgtttataatagtatgtgttttatttgttcttgtctatttgaaacaaaaggaaaataaattatgtCAAAGTGAAgctatataataaatattatataaacaTTACCAACATATAAGACTTTATAAATCATACACATTTATCATGTGAGTAGATAGGCAACACAAACTATCaatagaatatatttttaaagtttgaCATCTCcaaagtttatattatatataagatcaaaatcaaataaagaaaattataaccAAACTTTAATCATAGAATAAGGAAACAATATTGCACGTTTCAATCCATATAATAGAGACATGATCATATCAAAAAAATCTTTGATTAAACACTAATTTCCCAAACGATCTAAGACCATACTAATGGAATTTTATGATCTTGGCATGTATTGTATCAATAGTAGACTCTACTAAATCAATTACCATAACCACAACATTGGTTTGGTTATATGAAACAAATAGTATGAAGCATTCACTTCCGGGAATGACGTTCAATGCGACCTTTCACCATTTTGATCAAGAGTCGCTCTTTGTTCAATTACAAATGTACCAATCTTTCAAAATATTCTTGAAGATACTCACTTATTTTGCTACTTCAGGAGCATTTCAAATGACATAGAAATAGACATATTGTCTCATATTTTCTCTTTAAATGTGTTGTTCTTCTGGAATTCTTCTAATTCAACACAATATTGTTCTTAaatcttaatttattaaaaagaaaaatattgacaAATTCACAACTATAATATTTACTATTTcgttagaaaagaaattatgtGGAGCACAAATTATAAGTGTTGAATGTGTAAAGAGATGACATAGATGACAATACCTCTAATTTATATGCCTTCTCAGAACTCATTAGTAGCAAAAAGCATAATCAGCAAAAGGCATAAATAAAGTTTTACCATCTTCGCATGTATCATATAAATGATAATCTCTACTATATCaatttttgatattattttctcGATTTTGTTACTTCAGGAGCAAATTCAACTTATATTAAGATCAAAtagatattatatatttaaattatgaacGAATGtctagttcttcaagaactcaACCACAAACCTCTATCGACAATGACAAAGGAAaatcacaatatttttattttgcaatctTTCACAAATGTTTGATGTTATTATTAGTTCTTCTAGAACCAGATCTCAAACCTTCATATACAATAAAAAAACTCTATTCTTCGAGCAACCCTTCAAGGATgctttaatattaaattttagttctTCAGGAACTATATCTTAGATATTCATAAacaatgattaaaataattctttgatcataaaaatgatttttaccgagaaaaataatataacgaAATAGGATcaacaaaatagaaacaataAAAGAACTTAGCAAAATAATTGGTAGTTGGATCCCATTTAGCAAAAAGAATTGTGAATAAGGAAAAAATTGGATCAGAGTGTCAATCAACTTAAGTATAAGATAAAAGAACTTGTTGTTGCTAACAATATAAATAGAACCTTGACAAACTAAACATCCAAATGTTATCAACCTGCATTGAGACATAAGTcacgatgtaaaaaaaaatcacaaataatCTAACCATGAGAGTCATATACTTCAACATTTTATCACAACTTGTTATCTAGGGTAATATGGTTAAACACTGGAAATCATAATTGCAAACAGTGGCATGCATAGTATACTCAGACCATAAATTTCTTCACCTTCCACAACATATTCATCAGCTGTTAATTGTCCATGATCAGTAATGCACAATAAACATTGAATTGTTCACAAGGTTGCATAGGGTAACAAGAAAATCAAGACCAAATTGAGCAAGCAAATAGTATGCCGGGATAGGGTAATGCCACAAGCCTATAGTTTCTCATATCTTCATAATTCAATcaagcaaaaagaaaaagaaaatcaatcagAAATAACATGATAGCGAATCAAATtagttgaaagaaaatgagaaaagaaaATCTATCTTCAAGCTAATAATTAAGCCATCACTCCGGTAGAGCTTCGTGTtgataacgtgttatgaaataaaataaaagcacaAGATCAAAGAGAAGAAGTAGATAATCAAAGATAGAGAAGATGAGAGTTTTTATATTATTCTCATTACAAGTGTGTCATTACATTGTAATGTAGGTCCTATTTATAGGACACATATAGATATATGAATGATCACATTACAACCCACTTACTAGTGGACTTACTAGTGGGAATTACAAGCATGTGGAAGGGTTATAGATGGACAtccactaatatatatatatatatatatatatatatatatagcaccTTTGCAATTGTACAAAATACCACAACTATTGATAAACTCTGtagatttttaatatataaaaaataccaCAACTATGgtacaaatatttgaaaaaacaaatcacATACCAATCGTTTACGGCTCTTATATAGACAAAAGTCATATCATAAGACCCTCTATAATAGCCTTTATATACAAAAAGCGCTATAATAAACAGTTTCTACTAGCATTTACATGTACAACGTGTTATCATTGACTTattatcttgtcaaaaaaaaaaatcattgactTATTATAACGTTTATAAGTACAAAAAGCCATCATACACTCTCTTATTATGGCTCTGAAAGTTCAAAGTGCTATTCAAAGTCATTGAAATCTTTGGTGGATGGTGTCTAAACCCAATCTGacggttttttttattttatgttttgactGGGTTTTAGCATGGGTTTAGGGTTTTCCCAATTTTAAAACACGGGTACGGGACGGCCGCACGGGTAACATGGTTAGAAGTACCCACCTCGAAcccaactatttttttttatatgtttatggtCCCATTTTCATGCTTAATTATGTGCTTGATGAGATCAATAAGAGACATATGATTGTGATTATGTTTTAGCTGTGAGCTGTAATCATTCCATGAGTCAGCAATTGTTCAACCAAGGCACCATAAACAAACGCATCTGGGATTTTGATGTCCTCCCTTTTCAATTCTTCAAGGAGGTGGTGGTATTCATTGATCTACGCTTTGATTTCCTTGTCCTATTTCATTTGTTATCGGAGATAGTTTCAAACAACTAACTTATCCTTAATAGCGTTCTCACCAGTGTACATGACATTCATGTTGTCCCAAATTTCTTTGGCCACCTTGTAGGAACAATAGACAACGAAAAGTACATTAGATAATGTATAGAGACTTGTATGACGATAAACCTTGTTAAAATGTTCCCATTGTTCACTTTGTTGGGGGTCTAATTTGACTTCATTTGGTTTGGCATCAGTAAGAGCAGAAGTGACAATGTGGATGTGTAACAGTGTGAAGATACCTTTATGCCAACGACGAAAATTATGTCcatcaaaaagttaaattttggaAACATCAGGGGATTATTTTGCATAAATGACCACATTTGGGGGATCGGTAGCAACAACAAGAGTAGAGTCTGCGACTTTCTTGATGTTGTCATTGTTGGAATCATCTCCATCCATAATTGTTACTAGGTTTTTACAAGGTTTTGCAACGTCTCTTTACTCAACCAAAACTGCTATTATATAGGTTAAACCCAGTGGCGGATCTTCAGTTAATTTATTGAGGGTGCCAAACTCCTATGGAATATGTATTAAGtggtttctctttcaaaaaaaaaagtattaagtGGTTTCAAGAAGTAACAATAATTAATAACCGACGTAGTGATATTTATTGTTTGAAAGCGACAAAAAAATGCAGAATCGAATCCCCTCAAAAACATTACATTTCCACTGCAACAATCAATATTTGCTTGATACAATACACCTAATATAGTATATATGAAAAATTTGTGGGATGCCATGACTCCCTGAAGAGATCCGCCACTGGTTGAACCTCCACTTCTTAGTTTCCACAGTATATTTAATTAAGGGTATTGATATATGTAGCAAGAAACTTGATCGTGAGATTATCACGAAATGCAAACATGTATGGGTAGTAGCGCCCTTTAACTTTCATCTACTCAGGTATTTACTCAATCGACAAATCTAATAGCTACAATGCATTCGGGatgatttctctattttttaccTCGTGATGAATAGCATCTctctttaattaattagtaaataataataataacactaACAATTGAGAAGTTTAAGGAAAGTAAGGCACAATCAGCAAAACTTAAGGGACACCGAATTACAAACAAAATACGAATAGTATATTTGGTTACACGTCCAAGTTACAAATTTCACGTTTCAATGTTGATTTCACTGCTATTTTAAGAAGCTATATATTTAAGCTTTTTACTAAACGCACAATTGCGTTAACACAACCGCCAGACTAAACACTAGCGAAGTCAAATTCATATATAGTACAATGAACATAATTAAATCTAATGATCgacccacttattcatctttaaggtgaatttctctagccactagactacttaacaaaaaaaaaatctaatgacCGATGCATGAACAGATATAAACGCATCAAGAGTAGCAAAACCACAAATTTACgaattgcataaacataaaatagggATGAAGGTTAATCAATAATCAACTCAGTTATTATAAAATAAGggctaaacttcacttttcgccctctaagttttaaaatgttgcaattttggttctctattaaaaaaaatggtaaaagtgaccccctatgtttagggaaatatgctcttttgacctcaTAACATAAAggaaatatgctttttgaccccttatctttacaaaaaattGCGATTGTGGCCCCGTTTTTTGGACCGTGGCGTCTTCTCAGACATTTTTGGatgaaaggggccaaaattaCTATTTTCTTAATAGGAGGTTAAAAttacaacattttaaaacatagggggcgaaaagtgcagtttagcctaAAATAAGAGTTCTTTCATTAACAAAGGTAATCAAAGCAAACATGACATGTGTTTAATTTATGAGGTGCTAAACTTTACCAAGCAATTGCGCAAGAAAGCAAAGAATATAGCATTTCAATAAGCATTTCTTCGTGCCGCTTCTTGCAACCAATTTTCGTAAAAATAAGCATTTTCCATAATTTATATTACTTactttaaaaatgacaaaaatatagAGAATAGAATTTAATAAATCAATTGAACTCCATTAAATCATGGCCTAAATCACCGCCCAAAGAAAAGAAGGGACAATATCCTTAGATCATGGTCTAAATCAACAAAAccattaaataattgaattgaatattttCCCTACGGGAAAAGGAAccaacaagttttttttttttttcctttcattttctttcgtGTTAGGCCAATGCAATAGTGTATCCGAAGGCGACACATAAAATCTCTAATAGCAAACTATTGTAGTAATCTCTCCCTCTGAtcagtcctcgtgagcttagctctgttgatagggacaatgcataatatatgtaagattcAGGGTACAAATtctgaccaccacaaaaaaaaaaatatatcttcctcctaaaaagtaattttatatCGTATGAATCATTAATCCACATATAAGATATTAAATCAATAActgtaacaaaacaaaaaaaaaaagatattaaaccAATAAGAATATATATTCTTCATAAACCACAtctcaagaaaagaaaaaaaagatatactATATAAACCAACAAGTGTTCTGAGTGGTAGGAGTAACACCAAAAGTTTTACCTTAATGTGTACAAGATcttgtgaaaaataaattagtagtGACACAATATTGCATAATTGACACAATTGATTAAGTATAAGCATAAGCACAATTATTACATaagttaatattattttgtctaACACCATTATCTATTGAAATAATTGTACGACAACTATTGATTTCTGTGGTCCGGACTAAGGACACAACTTTGCATGAATGACATCAAAGATCCGACAAGAGTATTCTATTGTTGTGCTTtccttgatttattttttattttatagttcaTCCTTTGATTGTCCTTTTTTTGTGGTACAAGATTTGATGTTTACTCAAGCTTAAAATATTAACCATTATTAATTAACATTTCTCCATTTTATTCAAATTCCAAATCTCTCATCTCTAATATTTTAAAGGTCTAGATCACATTGTTTTATCATGTTTCGTCATAAGCAGGGCTGCCATGTGAAAGAGCAACAAGTTCTTTTGCATATAGCCTCAATCTTAGAAGAtcctcaaaatttgaaaaaaaaaaaaagaacatatgcGTGCGGACAAAATCAGTCGTTAAATGTCATTTATCTATAGGTAATAGTTTGGGATACAATAATTTGTTGTAAATTATGCATTATACATAACTAAATGTCTATTTATCTATAGGTAAAAGTCATGTGTAAACATTTACTCAGATTTAACTAACCCTTAGATGTCTATCACTACAAGTGGTGTTGGatttttttcaatgatttttaaatgaaaattatcagAATTACAACCGGACCCCTAAATTATTGAGACAGTGCGTTGGTCATAAAGTTCGAGTCTTTTTGATTGATCATGTTTATACAGTATACTTTCTCGTATAatcatcaatgtttttttttttttactataaacatcaaattttaagAGATTTAAAGAAGCTTAAAAGAGAGTCACACAACGAAAACCTCAATAATTTAGTTTGCAATCTTGATATGCTTGGTTCTGGTGAAGTCCAAAATTACTCCTCTTACTACCCGATGTTCTTTATAAGAGAGTATTTAATCAATGAGAGTTTAGTCAAAGATTACTTCTATAAGAGAGTATTTAAACTCTGACAAAATGACGAATTAAAGTTTGAATTCCCACTAAGAGAGGTAGACATATTTGAGGAATGATATATTGACATCATTTTTGTACAACCAACaactattttactattttttaatatttttttagtgattttgatTTGCGCGCTCCTcacaatattaaaaattgttacatTAGTTGTTCAATTttggttgtacaaataacaTTGCTCGACACATTTGATATCTAacatgtttaaaataaaattacttctGCAAGAAGGAACCTTCGaagaatcaataaataaatagtaaagtTCTTCacatatgattaaaataaagaaGATCTTTGATATTCATGAAAAAATATGAGTTCCTATACCTAAAGTAAAATTAACCTCTCAAGCTCAAGGGTATAAGAGTTGTAAATGCAAGATAAACATTTTAATATTATCAAGGTCACTATTACAATGTAGTGCACACATATTATATAACTCAATCACAAGGTTCAATCCTAGCTTATACTAAGCATTACCCTTAATCATATTAGGGAAGGACAGGTGAAAATATGGGATCAGAACACACTCAAAAGCTTCCACTAATTGACTTCAATAACCTCAACTTTGAAGCCAAAAATCCCAATTGGGAGTTAGTGAAGTCCCAAGTCTATAAGGCATTAGTAGAGTATGGTTGCTTTGAAGCAATTTTTGATAAAGTTCCTTTAGACCTTCGCAAAGCCATATTTACTTCAATAGAAGAGCTCTTTGATCTCCCTTTAGAGACTAAGCTACTCAATGTGTCTAATAAGCCTTATGATGGCTATATTGGTCAATATCCTGTAGTTCCACTTTATGAGAGCATGGCCATTGAGGATGCAAATATCTTAGAGAAAGTAAAAAGCATGACCAATATCTTGTGGCCTGATGGAAACAAAAATTTTAGGTACGTACTCGTCATTATATCTTGATTGAATCATCTTAAAgttgttaatattttaaaatagtctctaaCATCGAAAATGTCTCTTCAAGCATCTTTAATGGTAGTCTTTAGAGAGTTTTAAACTTCAAAAAGTTTGTCCTTAACAAGTTTCATCATTGGGGAAGATTGATGCAACATAAAGTTGAAAAGAGCGTATCATTACTAAAAAAACTCATCGTTAACAATACCTCGAGTTTCTTCAAAGTGACGTGGCTATAAAACTTCGTAAACTTTATATCCTATTTATCATTGGAActaatttgattttcttttgcaGTGAAACCATACATTCCTTCTCTGAGGAGCTAATTGAGTTGGATCAGATTATTAGGAAGATGATTTTGGAAAGTTTAGGTGTTGAAAAGTACTTGGAAGAACACATGAACTCAACCAATTACCGACTCAGGGCTATGAAGTACAAAGGCCCTCAAACAAGTGATACAAAAGTAGGTCTCACCCCACACACTGACAAGAACTTTGTGACCATATTGTACCAAAATCAAGTGGAAGGTTTAGAGATGATGACCAAAGATGGACAATGGATAAGCTACAAGCCTTCTTCAGGAAGTTTTGTAGTTGTGCTTGGTGATTCTATTCATGTAAATTTCATTCAGTATTCCTCATTAATAACTAATCATCAATTGGTAACTAATAATGTTTTAAATCATCGCATCGTGATCCTTAATACTCCAATTAGTTAAAGTTAAATACAACTGATGTAACAACATTCGTAGTAATGTTGTCGAAGACATAAAAATCTCGGATGGCGCAGCCCAGACCGTGGTCACGtgcattttaaaaacaattttattattctggcacttgttgaattatattgaaaattttcatttctcATGTAAATTTTGTAGGCATGGTCAAACGGGAGGTTGCATTCGCCATTTCACAGGGTGATGATGAGTGGGAATGAGGCAAGATATTCAGCAGGGTTGTTCTCTACCCCCAAAGGAGGGTACATTATAAAAGCTCCGGAGGAGCTGGTGGACGAGGAGCACCCTTTGCTCTTTAAGCCTTTTGATCAAGCTGAGTTCCTCAAGTATTATCACTCTCGAGAAGGCGCGAGGGATCGGTTTGCTATCCGCACTTATTGTGGTGTTTGAGCTATTCACACTTACTGCTCAAATTACACAGGTGTTACGCTTGGATAGTGTTACATTGCTCAATAACGTTTTAGTAGATACGTATTTTACAAGTGTTCCTCAAGTATTACTACTCTCATGATGCCATAAATATATATGGTGTGTGTTCAAGTGTTCTCTAGACAATTTACCTTGAACTTGATAAAAGTTTGTTATATGTTGTTTGTATTGACTTTGTAAGAAGTATTGGTGTTGTGTGATCAAATATAAAACTACTATGCTTTGTGTTCTTGTCTTGTCTTGATtaaaagacaaatatttttgtatGTAAGCACTTATGCAAAGTTGAAGagaatatcaaattaaatttgaacaaGAACTATGATTGTCAATAATTgctttattataataaaatttggTCTTATTCATTGGACACTCTTCAAACAAATCATATTCCATGTCATAAAAAtagacaattttattgatgaatCATGTTTCCCGGGAATGGACAaatgaatgaagatgaagacaatttgttgttttatgcTATCACCAAATAATGTTGAGTGGAGATTACGATTCCTAAATTGTAGCTGTTTATTCAACTTTAAGGATTTGTTTGGGATAAATGTGATTTATGGATAGACGACTATCAATAataattgttgttgaatatattaaattttaaattgtttgtaaaaatattcataaattcAATTGTAATTATTAAGAACGTTTGTGGTAGGAGTCCGCCCCCTATTTAGCAACAAGCTAAATAGACACCTCCAATGTCATGTCAAAAAATCCGATAACTATTAAGAAGGGTGACAAATTAAGGACTAGCCACggctttttataatttaatattttaaaaattagattattgtgacttaataaataaattattgttgaaATATAAGGATATAAGTTCAActaacaaaaatgtcaaaattgctAGGCTGGGCGTTGTGACCGAGGTTCGAACTTCGGCCCTTCCACTTATGTTATGTGTGAACTTCAATTGTAGGTTGGATTCAATTAGTGCTGGATTCAATAACCAAGTTGACCATCATCACAAGATGAAATACAAATTGCTACCCCAACTTTTGTGTATTTATCAGTTATTGAATTTGTATGATCTTCAACATATGTAATACCCTTCACTATTAAAACATTTTCAGTTCACGAGAAAAAGAGTAGAAATGCACCAACTAAGCAAGCATTACCAAGTGGTATTGGCTTAACAGTTGTTATGTTAATCTCATCATTCAATTTCTTCCCATGTGCTCATGATCGATCAACAAGATAAATTGCATTATCATATCTAATTATCTATCAATCTGATCCATGTTCACTTCATGTGTGACATTTCCTGTGTAATTGAACACCCATGAGTCCCATGACGGGCTACCTCAATCAGCCACCTTAAAGCCATTTGAATGTTATATTTTGTTGGGATTTTCAGTGGATTTCTCTCCTCCTTATCAGCTGCAGGTAGGTTCTGAGTATTCGTGTATAGAATGAACTCAGTGAAGATATCTTGCACCCAGGCATTTCATCATATATGGGAATTAAATGTCAAATGTAAAAAAGTATCATGTAAATATCATGTATAAGGAAGGTGATAGTATTACCAGTGAGCATGAGAATGGAGTAACTTAGAAACCTAAACTCCTTAATCAAAAACTTTCATACCCTTCACATCCGGCTTAAATCACTTGATGAATATAGCAGTAAaaaacagggactaaaactgaaTTTCACTACATTAGTAGGTACTATGACTGTAATTGGTGAAACATTGCTACAATGTGTACATGTAGAAGTGAAACCCTTTGGTTAGAAGTTGTACAACAACCTGCTGAACTATgtgtcaaaatcaaaataatgtgGAAAACAAGTAAATGAATTGCTATTTTCCTAACTAATCTTATACTAAAGCATTAAAAAAATCTCGAGTATTGTTGCTGGTAGAGAAAGGCatggcaaaaaaaaatctagccCCTCTCAGTTTGCTACTAGTAAGAGCTCTGATTCGTCTAAATTATATGGTTGATGAAAGCAACTATTGATGCTATAATGTACACTCGCCATTTGAAGTGCCAATTCATTAAGGATCGCAAAAATTTCATCTTGTTCCAAATGGACTACATTCCCTGCTGAGAATGTGTATACCTTTTTTCTCACCTCAATCCAACTCTGACCaggtatttttttaaaacctttttcctTTGCTGAGACTCTGACTCTGGCAGAATCCTCCCGTTTTCCACTGTCAGCATAAATATTGGACAGCAGCATGAAGCTCCCAGTTATTTCTGACTTAAGGGCTAGAATTCGTGATTCTATTTCTTCTATAAGATCTGTATCTCTGTACATTCTACATGAGTTTAAAAGAGCTCCCCAAACACACTCATTTGGTTCAATTGGCATGTTTCTCACAATATCATGTGCTTCTTGCAAAAGCCCAGCACGACCAAGGAGATCAACCATGCACGCATAGTGCTCTACAGTAGGCTCAATACTAAACTCCGTGACCATCCGATCAAAAAGGTTGCGACCCGCAGCAACAAGTCCAGCATGACTACATGCAGATAAAACAGCAACAAATGTGATTTTATCTGGCCTCAATCCGGCGTTAATCA harbors:
- the LOC25491368 gene encoding probable 2-oxoglutarate-dependent dioxygenase AOP1, with translation MGSEHTQKLPLIDFNNLNFEAKNPNWELVKSQVYKALVEYGCFEAIFDKVPLDLRKAIFTSIEELFDLPLETKLLNVSNKPYDGYIGQYPVVPLYESMAIEDANILEKVKSMTNILWPDGNKNFSETIHSFSEELIELDQIIRKMILESLGVEKYLEEHMNSTNYRLRAMKYKGPQTSDTKVGLTPHTDKNFVTILYQNQVEGLEMMTKDGQWISYKPSSGSFVVVLGDSIHAWSNGRLHSPFHRVMMSGNEARYSAGLFSTPKGGYIIKAPEELVDEEHPLLFKPFDQAEFLKYYHSREGARDRFAIRTYCGV